A DNA window from Daucus carota subsp. sativus chromosome 3, DH1 v3.0, whole genome shotgun sequence contains the following coding sequences:
- the LOC108211705 gene encoding isoeugenol synthase 1 isoform X2: MADIVKTMSKILVFGGTGYLGQYVVKASILAGHQTYVYVRPTKSGDIRKLQLLEKFQAMGVTIFQGELDEHQKLVKVLRQVDTVIVTLGVPQYMEQLKIIEAMKEAGNIKRFVPSEFGNEVDRGSPLPPFEAIAEKKRKIRRAAENSGIPYTFVSSNSMGAYFVNFFLHPYDEKNNKVTVYGTGEAKFAFSFEKDVAEYTVEVATDPRTKNGLVICRLPKNVISQLDLISRWEKKTRRTMEKIYISEEERPQSRMLLHTAFFIASL, encoded by the exons ATGGCTGATATTGTAAAGACTATGAGCAAGATACTAGTGTTCGGAGGAACAGGATACTTAGGTCAGTACGTTGTCAAGGCAAGCATTTTAGCTGGCCACCAAACATATGTCTATGTTCGCCCTACAAAATCCGGGGACATCAGAAAGCTCCAACTCCTCGAGAAATTTCAAGCCATGGGAGTTACAATTTTTCAG GGAGAACTGGATGAACATCAGAAGCTTGTGAAGGTACTCCGTCAGGTTGATACAGTAATTGTAACGCTAGGAGTACCTCAATACATGGAACAACTCAAAATAATAGAAGCCATGAAAGAGGCTGGCAACATTAAG AGGTTTGTTCCATCAGAATTTGGAAATGAGGTCGATAGAGGTAGTCCACTTCCACCATTCGAAGCAATTgcggaaaagaaaagaaaaattcgAAGGGCAGCTGAAAATTCTGGAATACCGTATACTTTTGTTTCTTCAAACTCCATGGGAGCATATTTCGTTAACTTCTTCCTTCATCCTTATGATGAAAAGAACAACAAAGTTACGGTCTATGGGACTGGTGAAGCCAAGT TTGCCTTCAGCTTTGAAAAAGATGTAGCTGAATATACCGTGGAAGTCGCAACCGATCCACGAACAAAAAATGGTTTAGTTATCTGCAGGCTACCGAAAAATGTAATAAGTCAATTAGATTTGATTTCACGCTGGGAGAAAAAAACAAGACGTACCATGGAAAAGATCTACATCTCTGAGGAAGAG cGCCCTCAGAGCAGGATGCTGTTGCATACGGCATTCTTCATAGCATCTTTGTAA
- the LOC108212817 gene encoding isoeugenol synthase 1-like, which yields MGDVEKKSKILIFGGTGYYGTYQVKACVAAGHPTYVYVRPLKPSCNPSKLDIRREFKSLRVTIFEGELDEHEVIVMLGMPPIMMKQLKIITAMKEAGNVKRSSPSEFENEYDRTSPLPRYVSSMLGREEDNQKGD from the exons ATGGGTGATGTTGAGAAGAAGAGCAAGATACTCATATTCGGAGGAACTGGATATTATGGTACGTACCAGGTGAAAGCCTGTGTTGCAGCTGGTCATCCAACTTATGTTTATGTTCGCCCTCTCAAACCTTCCTGCAATCCCTCCAAGTTGGACATTCGCAGAGAATTTAAATCCCTAAGAGTTACCATTTTCGAG GGAGAACTGGATGAACATGAGGTTATTGTAATGCTAGGAATGCCTCCAATCATGATGAAGCAACTCAAAATTATAACAGCCATGAAAGAGGCCGGTAATGTTAAG AGATCTAGTCCTTCAGAATTCGAAAATGAGTATGATAGAACTAGTCCACTACCACGGTACGTATCAAGCATGTTAGGACGAGAAGAAGATAATCAGAAGGGCGACTGA
- the LOC108212818 gene encoding F-box protein At2g27310: protein MSASTPDVTAAVESTAAALTELHDDILETHILAKLDPQSLFTTSCVSSELHDICTGENLWKQICKSIWPSVNNPRLAEVIASFPAGHRSFFSDSFPTLHHKFFTDGHRKTTELVSAVDIHYQNKPLFTKVVALDTDSAAFLDAPFSVDLLSDEALKLPGKFDTEDENFLARLGRDLKLSWIVIDTSGRMAANVSSLRPVLVRQHWVTGDIKVRYVKVLAGGRKGKSREMVQCKIEVECVRRVENGEVHVGQVSFKMEDLDKSCLSGRDGLVILQDALESGERRQGRDGEEREMYEKYLVKRKERREKLQKIERRLEMVDRATRISISLAMLFLLFGSLLS from the coding sequence ATGTCCGCCTCTACTCCCGACGTCACCGCCGCGGTGGAATCTACGGCCGCCGCATTGACGGAACTTCATGACGACATTCTAGAAACACATATTCTTGCAAAGCTCGACCCTCAAAGCCTCTTCACTACGAGTTGCGTCTCATCCGAGCTTCATGATATTTGCACAGGCGAGAATTTATGGAAGCAAATTTGCAAGTCTATTTGGCCTTCCGTAAACAACCCTCGTCTCGCCGAGGTGATCGCGAGTTTCCCCGCGGGTCACCGGTCGTTTTTCAGCGACTCGTTCCCTACTCTTCACCACAAATTCTTCACAGATGGTCACCGAAAGACCACCGAGTTGGTTTCGGCCGTTGATATTCATTATCAAAATAAGCCGCTTTTTACAAAAGTTGTTGCCCTAGATACCGATTCGGCGGCTTTTCTTGATGCGCCGTTTTCGGTTGATCTTTTAAGCGACGAGGCATTGAAGTTGCCTGGAAAATTCGACACCGAGGACGAAAACTTCTTGGCACGTCTAGGCCGAGACTTGAAACTGAGCTGGATTGTCATCGACACGAGTGGAAGAATGGCGGCGAACGTGTCGAGTTTAAGGCCTGTTTTGGTTCGGCAGCATTGGGTCACGGGGGACATAAAAGTCCGGTACGTGAAAGTTCTCGCAGGGGGCCGAAAAGGGAAGTCGAGAGAGATGGTGCAATGCAAGATTGAGGTGGAGTGCGTGAGGAGAGTAGAGAATGGGGAGGTGCATGTAGGGCAAGTGAGTTTCAAGATGGAGGATTTGGATAAGAGTTGTTTGAGTGGGAGAGATGGTTTGGTGATCTTGCAAGATGCTTTGGAGAGTGGAGAGAGGAGGCAAGGGAGAGATGGGGAGGAGAGAGAGATGTATGAGAAGTACTTGGTGAAGAGGAAAGAGAGGAGGGAGAAGTTGCAGAAGATTGAGAGGAGGTTGGAGATGGTGGATAGAGCTACTAGGATTTCGATATCCTTGGCGATGTTGTTCTTACTTTTCGGGAGTTTATTGTCCTGA
- the LOC108211704 gene encoding trans-anol O-methyltransferase 1, which translates to MASHDQESFLRAMQITNSSVVDGVLISLIELNVFDIMMQTAGVNGYLHPDEIALKLPTKHPKTSEMLDRMLRLLASHSIIKCIHVKNTDKSLLTRSYGLTSISRYFVSTKAGPCLAPYLQLIHHKEMQSCWEKVKDAVLEGGNPFDKAHEGISFFDYLEKDKQLGGLLSQAMDKSISTSMSILLQVYNGFDGVKEVVDVGGAHGATLNCIVSMNPRLKGINFDLPHVVKHASPLPGIDHVGGDMFEAVPKGEVVLLQRVLHDWTDEESVKILKKCYEAIPDHGKVVIMEMILTEMPEDNVIAKNTSQVDIRMMLYTSGGKERTVREFQMLGKEAGFAGSKYACGADLYGVVELFKKM; encoded by the exons ATGGCATCACATGATCAAGAAAGCTTCTTAAGAGCCATGCAAATAACGAATTCCTCTGTTGTCGACGGGGTGCTGATTAGCCTGATTGAACTTAATGTCTTTGACATTATGATGCAAACAGCAGGTGTTAATGGCTATCTCCATCCTGATGAAATTGCACTAAAACTTCCTACAAAACACCCTAAAACCTCAGAAATGCTTGATCGCATGCTCCGCCTTTTGGCAAGCCACTCCATCATCAAATGCATTCATGTAAAAAATACTGACAAGTCTTTGCTGACTAGATCATATGGCTTAACGTCTATTTCTCGATACTTTGTTTCTACTAAAGCTGGACCTTGTCTTGCCCCTTACCTCCAGTTGATTCATCACAAGGAGATGCAGAGTTGTTG GGAAAAAGTGAAAGATGCAGTTCTTGAAGGAGGGAATCCATTCGATAAGGCTCACGAGGGGATCTCTTTTTTTGACTATTTAGAAAAAGATAAACAACTCGGAGGACTTCTGAGCCAGGCAATGGATAAGTCTATTTCTACCTCCATGAGCATACTTCTTCAAGTGTACAATGGATTTGATGGAGTAAAAGAGGTGGTTGATGTTGGGGGTGCACATGGTGCAACTTTGAATTGTATTGTTTCTATGAACCCTCGTCTCAAGGGGATTAATTTTGATCTACCTCATGTGGTTAAGCATGCATCTCCATTGCCAG GTATTGATCATGTGGGAGGAGACATGTTTGAAGCTGTTCCCAAAGGAGAAGTTGTGCTGCTTCAA AGGGTACTGCATGACTGGACCGACGAAGAAAGCGTGAAGATATTAAAGAAATGTTACGAAGCTATCCCAGATCACGGCAAGGTGGTTATAATGGAGATGATACTGACAGAGATGCCAGAAGATAATGTGATTGCGAAGAATACATCTCAAGTGGATATACGCATGATGCTATATACCTCAGGAGGAAAAGAGAGGACTGTTCGAGAGTTCCAAATGCTGGGAAAAGAAGCTGGATTTGCAGGCTCTAAATATGCTTGTGGTGCAGATCTATATGGGGTGGTTGAGTTGTTCAAGAAAATGTGA
- the LOC108211705 gene encoding isoeugenol synthase 1 isoform X1 — protein sequence MADIVKTMSKILVFGGTGYLGQYVVKASILAGHQTYVYVRPTKSGDIRKLQLLEKFQAMGVTIFQGELDEHQKLVKVLRQVDTVIVTLGVPQYMEQLKIIEAMKEAGNIKRFVPSEFGNEVDRGSPLPPFEAIAEKKRKIRRAAENSGIPYTFVSSNSMGAYFVNFFLHPYDEKNNKVTVYGTGEAKFAFSFEKDVAEYTVEVATDPRTKNGLVICRLPKNVISQLDLISRWEKKTRRTMEKIYISEEEVIKLSQSPSEQDAVAYGILHSIFVKGEQTNFELKENDLDVVKLYPEYKYTTVDEVLDIFMVDPPKPFIASFA from the exons ATGGCTGATATTGTAAAGACTATGAGCAAGATACTAGTGTTCGGAGGAACAGGATACTTAGGTCAGTACGTTGTCAAGGCAAGCATTTTAGCTGGCCACCAAACATATGTCTATGTTCGCCCTACAAAATCCGGGGACATCAGAAAGCTCCAACTCCTCGAGAAATTTCAAGCCATGGGAGTTACAATTTTTCAG GGAGAACTGGATGAACATCAGAAGCTTGTGAAGGTACTCCGTCAGGTTGATACAGTAATTGTAACGCTAGGAGTACCTCAATACATGGAACAACTCAAAATAATAGAAGCCATGAAAGAGGCTGGCAACATTAAG AGGTTTGTTCCATCAGAATTTGGAAATGAGGTCGATAGAGGTAGTCCACTTCCACCATTCGAAGCAATTgcggaaaagaaaagaaaaattcgAAGGGCAGCTGAAAATTCTGGAATACCGTATACTTTTGTTTCTTCAAACTCCATGGGAGCATATTTCGTTAACTTCTTCCTTCATCCTTATGATGAAAAGAACAACAAAGTTACGGTCTATGGGACTGGTGAAGCCAAGT TTGCCTTCAGCTTTGAAAAAGATGTAGCTGAATATACCGTGGAAGTCGCAACCGATCCACGAACAAAAAATGGTTTAGTTATCTGCAGGCTACCGAAAAATGTAATAAGTCAATTAGATTTGATTTCACGCTGGGAGAAAAAAACAAGACGTACCATGGAAAAGATCTACATCTCTGAGGAAGAGGTCATCAAGCTCTCTcaat cGCCCTCAGAGCAGGATGCTGTTGCATACGGCATTCTTCATAGCATCTTTGTAAAAGGCGAACAGACAAATTTTGAACTGAAAGAGAATGACTTGGACGTTGTTAAGCTTTATCCAGAGTACAAGTACACAACAGTTGATGAAGTTCTTGATATCTTCATGGTTGATCCACCTAAACCATTTATAGCTAGCTTTGCTTGA